The Antedon mediterranea chromosome 11, ecAntMedi1.1, whole genome shotgun sequence genome window below encodes:
- the LOC140062794 gene encoding apoptosis regulator BAX-like translates to MINNLSKMSATCLTESPLKKEAVSNTYFNTAKQQSQDEENHDVDILPSPTPSASSDESEVDGPKYRMRRGNKQDGDIERIARELARDFITYKVHRNHKVNSHYAETLRRIGDEVGSKYDISLSGIVRKLKYNPERDGSDGFTSSLNTMFEEGPVNWGRVIMVYVFGARLAQYCVENNLDDQVETLIKYTGEYVALRLSSWINKQGGWDEFVSNFRRKDWTEEFTFKALAVTGASCGALALLRLLTKS, encoded by the exons ATGATTAACAATTTATCGAAGATGTCGGCGACTTGTTTAACAGAATCGCCACTAAAGAAAGAAGCCGTTTCAAATACGTATTTTAATACAGCTAAACAGCAAAGCCAGGATGAAGAGAACCATGACGTCGACATATTGCCTTCCCCAACGCCATCAGCCAGCTCAGACGAATCAGAAGTAGACGGGCCTAAGTATAGAATGAGAAGGGGAAATAAACAGGATGGAGATATTGAACGAATAGCGAGAGAACTTGCAAGGGACTTTATTACTTACAAAGTACATAGAAATCATAAGGTTAATTCGCATTATGCAGAAACACTGCGAAGGATTGGAGATGAAGTTGGTAGCAAATATGATATTTCTCTTAGTGGAATTGTAAGGAAGTTAAAATACAATCCTGAAAGGGACGGATCTGATGGATTTACGTCAAGTTTGAATACCATGTTCGAAGAAGGTCCAGTTAATTGGGGTCGTGTTATTATGGTCTATGTATTTGGTGCCAGATTGGCCCAATATTGTGTTGAGAACAATCTTGATGATCAAGTTGAgacattaattaaatatactggAGAATATGTAGCATTAAGACTATCTAGCTGGATTAATAAGCAAGGAGGATGG GACGAATTTGTTTCTAACTTCAGGCGGAAAGATTGGACCGAGGAATTTACATTTAAAGCTCTTGCCGTTACTGGTGCATCATGTGGAGCCCTCGCTCTTTTAAGGCTATTAACGAAATCATGA